In one Bombus fervidus isolate BK054 chromosome 16, iyBomFerv1, whole genome shotgun sequence genomic region, the following are encoded:
- the Mew gene encoding multiple edematous wings isoform X2 — protein MKCYLLVLIVLNVCLVHTFNLEPRIPIIKKGLNGSYFGYSVAEHQETSDDGTISKSWMLIGAPLDQNRQPETNRSGALWQCPLTTYKTDCTQVITDGRLNLESDDLIPPGNDEIKDNQWLGVTVRSQGSGGKVMVCAHRHIVKTADSQWGQGQCYILTQDLKYQDLKKPCSGKPTNKAHEQFGYCQAGTSGVLTSENRVVIGTPGPHTWRGTLYLFTVSDEFLTRDNTVYNAPMQDSSPVNKYSYLGMSVTVGDFFGTGLAYAAGAPRSNGTGQVVLLTRHDFKPDMDVALILDGEQFASSFGYEITSADVNGDKVDDLIVAAPFYFNKAEGGAVYVYTELQKTYKKREKSKPIKLVGREESRFGFALTNLKDLNKDGYDDIAIGAPYEKKGTVYIYLGSKNGIITVPSQVIHAEDMPEPLQTFGYSLSGGIDMDQNGYFDLLVGAYENDAVALLRSKKIIDITTSIHYLKKDGTFQEKIEPIDPNKVGCPEDPDSNHTCFSFEACCETKSLVKEEDMQNLKLNYYIEAETYTGVKKFSRVWFGTGYSHLHYVNRTVHLDTTKLKHCQKEIVYLKENTRDIQSPIKFRLNYSLIQEEPIMPAEGEPLPDIKNYPILNQQEAARVFEATFQKDCGNNDICESDLQVKARLNLSASSVKPNFYELLLGERDEVVVDVNVSNIGESAYEAQLFIVHSQSLNYIASKSNDSAICNLYNATIVGCSIGNPFKKDKLVNIQVRFDPKELEDNKSQLEFVIFANSTSKEIKEKEPIRLQATVLKQAELSIKGSAKIQWAFYGGPVIGESAIKHLNEVGPKVSHVYEVFNEGPWRVSSLEVHISWPYEVANDKTHGKWLLYLEELPTVQALGDGECILPSGQVVNPLKLQDSISYDDIDVFQSVISTPAPLPHNHTNHMRTRRDTEKVVNTRTIIDKDGHRRQVVSMNCKAGTAKCFDITCFIYNLQRKQEAIITVKARLWNSTLVEDYPKVDEVKIGSNAKIVIPPNVVIQQENLKDDYAIAEIIVYPNLLDHQDGEPVPIWIIIIAVAAGLLLFVLITLVLRKLGFFKRRRPDPTLSGNLEKHREDNPESEALFKR, from the exons ATGAAATGTTATCTACTGGTTCTGATCGTTTTGAACGTATGCTTAGTGCACACTTTTAATTTAGAACCAAGAATACCTATTATCAAAAAAGGATTAAATGGATCTTATTTCGGTTACTCTGTAGCCGAACATCAAGAAACTTCCGACGATGGAACAATATCAAAAAGCTG GATGTTAATTGGAGCTCCTTTAGATCAAAATAGGCAACCAGAAACTAATAGATCCGGTGCATTGTGGCAATGTCCTTTAACAACATATAAAACGGATTGCACTCAAGTGATTACAGATGGACGATTGa ATCTTGAATCTGATGATCTAATACCACCTGGTAATgatgaaattaaagataatcAATGGTTAGGAGTAACAGTGCGCAGTCAAGGCTCTGGTGGCAAAGTAATG GTTTGTGCTCATAGACATATTGTAAAAACAGCAGATTCTCAATGGGGTCAAGgacaatgttatatattgaCACAAGATTTGAAATatcaagatttaaaaaaacCTTGCTCTGGGAAACCTACCAACAa AGCACATGAACAGTTTGGATATTGTCAAGCAGGAACCAGTGGTGTACTTACTTCGGAAAATCGTGTCGTTATTGGTACTCCTGGCCCACATACTTGGAGAGGGACTTTATATCTCTTTACCGTTTCAGATGAATTTTTAACTAGGGATAATACAGTTTATAATGCTCCAATGCAAGATTCTTCTCCTGTTAACAAATATAGTTATTTag GAATGTCTGTTACTGTGGGTGATTTCTTTGGTACTGGATTAGCTTATGCTGCTGGAGCCCCGCGTTCAAATGGTACAGGTCAAGTTGTTCTACTTACACGACACGATTTTAAGCCAGATATGGATGTTGCTCTTATTTTGGATGGTGAACAATTTGCTTCAAGTTTTGGATACGAAATTACTTCTGCAGATGTTAATGGAGACAA AGTTGACGATCTTATTGTAGCTGCACCTTTTTACTTCAATAAGGCAGAAGGGGGCgcggtatacgtatatactgAATTACAAAAAACTTACAAGAAACGTGAAAAGAGTAAACCTATTAAACTTGTTGGACGTGAAGAATCAag attTGGATTTGCTCTGACAAATCTGaaagatttaaataaagatGGATATGACGACATTGCTATTGGAGCCCCatatgaaaaaaaaggaacagtatacatatatcttggTTCAAAGAATGGAATAATCACAGTACCATCACAG GTTATACATGCAGAAGATATGCCAGAACCATTGCAAACATTTGGTTATTCACTGAGTGGTGGAATTGATATGGATCAAAATGgatatttcgatttattaGTAGGAGCTTATGAAAACGACGCTGTAGCACTTCTTCGTTCGAAGAAAATCATTGATATTACGACTTctattcattatttaaaaaaagatggTACGTTTCAAGAAAAAATTGAGCCTATAGATCCTAATAAAGTTGGGTGTCCAGAAGATCCAGATTCAAACCATACCTG TTTCTCATTTGAAGCTTGTTGTGAGACAAAATCTTtagtaaaagaagaagatatgcaaaatctaaaattaaattattatattgaaGCTGAAACTTATACTGgagttaaaaaattttctagaGTTTGGTTTGGAACTGGGTATTCTCATTTACATTACGTAAATCGTACTGTTCATTTAGATACAACAAAATTGAAGCATTGtcaaaaagaaatagtttATTTGaag gaAAATACACGTGATATTCAATCACCTATTAAATTCCGCTTAAATTACTCATTAATACAAGAAGAACCAATTATGCCAGCTGAAGGAGAACCTTTACCTGATATAAAGAATTACCCTATATTAAACCAACAAGAAGCTGCTCGTGTATTTGAAGCCACCTTTCAAAAAGATTGTGGTAATAATGATATTTGTGAAAGTGATCTGCAAGTAAAGGCTCGATTAAATCTATCAG CTTCTTCGGTGAAACCAAATTTCTACGAACTTCTCCTTGGTGAAAGAGACGAAGTTGTGGTTGATGTGAACGTGTCTAATATTGGGGAATCTGCATATGAAGcacaattatttattgttcatTCTCAAAGTTTAAATTATATCGCTAGTAAAAGCAACGATTCTGCAAtctgtaatttatataatgcGACTATAGTAGGCTGTTCTATTGGAAATCCTTTTAAAAAAGACAAACTAGTAAATATACAAGTAAGATTTGATCCAAAAGAACTAGAAGATAATAAATCACAATtggaatttgtaatatttgcaaattccacttcaaaagaaataaaagaaaaagaacctATAAGATTACAAGCTACAGTATTGAAACAAGCAGAATTATCAATTAAAGG GAGCGCGAAAATTCAGTGGGCCTTTTATGGTGGTCCAGTTATAGGTGAATCTgctataaaacatttaaatgaAGTAGGACCGAAAGTTTCGCATGTGTACGAAGTGTTCAACGAGGGTCCATGGAGAGTAAGTAGTTTAGAAGTTCACATTTCGTGGCCCTATGAGGTTGCGAATGACAAAACCCATGGTAAATGGCTTTTGTATTTAGAAGAGCTACCAACTGTACAag CTTTAGGTGATGGTGAATGTATATTACCATCAGGGCAAGTAGTTAATCCACTAAAATTGCAAGATAGTATAAGCTACGATGATATTGATGTATTCCAATCTGTAATATCTACTCCTGCTCCCTTGCCACACAATCATACTAACCACATGAGAACTAGACGAGATACAGAAAAAGTTGTTAATACACGAACGATCATTGATAAAGATGGTCACAGACGTCAAGTAGTTTCGATG aattgtAAGGCTGGGACTGCAAAATGCTTTGATATTACATGCTTTATATACAATTTGCAACGAAAACAGGAGGCAATTATTACTGTTAAAGCAAg ATTGTGGAATTCTACTCTTGTAGAAGATTATCCAAAAGTAGATGAAGTAAAAATTGGTTCTAATGCAAAAATTGTTATACCACCAAATGTTGTAATACaacaagaaaatttaaaagatgaTTATGCAATT GCTGAAATAATTGTATATCCAAATCTTCTTGATCACCAAGATGGTGAACCAGTACCAATATGGATAATCATAATAGCTGTTGCAGCAGGTTTGTTATTATTTGTCTTAATTACTTTGGTTCTTCGAAAACTCGGGTTCTTTAAAAGGCGGCGTCCAGATCCTACTCTGTCAGGAAATCTCGAGAAACATAGAGAAGATAATCCAGAAAGTGAGGCATTATTTAAACGCTAA
- the Mew gene encoding multiple edematous wings isoform X1, with translation MKCYLLVLIVLNVCLVHTFNLEPRIPIIKKGLNGSYFGYSVAEHQETSDDGTISKSWMLIGAPLDQNRQPETNRSGALWQCPLTTYKTDCTQVITDGRLTEGSLYDTNLESDDLIPPGNDEIKDNQWLGVTVRSQGSGGKVMVCAHRHIVKTADSQWGQGQCYILTQDLKYQDLKKPCSGKPTNKAHEQFGYCQAGTSGVLTSENRVVIGTPGPHTWRGTLYLFTVSDEFLTRDNTVYNAPMQDSSPVNKYSYLGMSVTVGDFFGTGLAYAAGAPRSNGTGQVVLLTRHDFKPDMDVALILDGEQFASSFGYEITSADVNGDKVDDLIVAAPFYFNKAEGGAVYVYTELQKTYKKREKSKPIKLVGREESRFGFALTNLKDLNKDGYDDIAIGAPYEKKGTVYIYLGSKNGIITVPSQVIHAEDMPEPLQTFGYSLSGGIDMDQNGYFDLLVGAYENDAVALLRSKKIIDITTSIHYLKKDGTFQEKIEPIDPNKVGCPEDPDSNHTCFSFEACCETKSLVKEEDMQNLKLNYYIEAETYTGVKKFSRVWFGTGYSHLHYVNRTVHLDTTKLKHCQKEIVYLKENTRDIQSPIKFRLNYSLIQEEPIMPAEGEPLPDIKNYPILNQQEAARVFEATFQKDCGNNDICESDLQVKARLNLSASSVKPNFYELLLGERDEVVVDVNVSNIGESAYEAQLFIVHSQSLNYIASKSNDSAICNLYNATIVGCSIGNPFKKDKLVNIQVRFDPKELEDNKSQLEFVIFANSTSKEIKEKEPIRLQATVLKQAELSIKGSAKIQWAFYGGPVIGESAIKHLNEVGPKVSHVYEVFNEGPWRVSSLEVHISWPYEVANDKTHGKWLLYLEELPTVQALGDGECILPSGQVVNPLKLQDSISYDDIDVFQSVISTPAPLPHNHTNHMRTRRDTEKVVNTRTIIDKDGHRRQVVSMNCKAGTAKCFDITCFIYNLQRKQEAIITVKARLWNSTLVEDYPKVDEVKIGSNAKIVIPPNVVIQQENLKDDYAIAEIIVYPNLLDHQDGEPVPIWIIIIAVAAGLLLFVLITLVLRKLGFFKRRRPDPTLSGNLEKHREDNPESEALFKR, from the exons ATGAAATGTTATCTACTGGTTCTGATCGTTTTGAACGTATGCTTAGTGCACACTTTTAATTTAGAACCAAGAATACCTATTATCAAAAAAGGATTAAATGGATCTTATTTCGGTTACTCTGTAGCCGAACATCAAGAAACTTCCGACGATGGAACAATATCAAAAAGCTG GATGTTAATTGGAGCTCCTTTAGATCAAAATAGGCAACCAGAAACTAATAGATCCGGTGCATTGTGGCAATGTCCTTTAACAACATATAAAACGGATTGCACTCAAGTGATTACAGATGGACGATTGa CAGAAGGGAGTCTGTATGACACAA ATCTTGAATCTGATGATCTAATACCACCTGGTAATgatgaaattaaagataatcAATGGTTAGGAGTAACAGTGCGCAGTCAAGGCTCTGGTGGCAAAGTAATG GTTTGTGCTCATAGACATATTGTAAAAACAGCAGATTCTCAATGGGGTCAAGgacaatgttatatattgaCACAAGATTTGAAATatcaagatttaaaaaaacCTTGCTCTGGGAAACCTACCAACAa AGCACATGAACAGTTTGGATATTGTCAAGCAGGAACCAGTGGTGTACTTACTTCGGAAAATCGTGTCGTTATTGGTACTCCTGGCCCACATACTTGGAGAGGGACTTTATATCTCTTTACCGTTTCAGATGAATTTTTAACTAGGGATAATACAGTTTATAATGCTCCAATGCAAGATTCTTCTCCTGTTAACAAATATAGTTATTTag GAATGTCTGTTACTGTGGGTGATTTCTTTGGTACTGGATTAGCTTATGCTGCTGGAGCCCCGCGTTCAAATGGTACAGGTCAAGTTGTTCTACTTACACGACACGATTTTAAGCCAGATATGGATGTTGCTCTTATTTTGGATGGTGAACAATTTGCTTCAAGTTTTGGATACGAAATTACTTCTGCAGATGTTAATGGAGACAA AGTTGACGATCTTATTGTAGCTGCACCTTTTTACTTCAATAAGGCAGAAGGGGGCgcggtatacgtatatactgAATTACAAAAAACTTACAAGAAACGTGAAAAGAGTAAACCTATTAAACTTGTTGGACGTGAAGAATCAag attTGGATTTGCTCTGACAAATCTGaaagatttaaataaagatGGATATGACGACATTGCTATTGGAGCCCCatatgaaaaaaaaggaacagtatacatatatcttggTTCAAAGAATGGAATAATCACAGTACCATCACAG GTTATACATGCAGAAGATATGCCAGAACCATTGCAAACATTTGGTTATTCACTGAGTGGTGGAATTGATATGGATCAAAATGgatatttcgatttattaGTAGGAGCTTATGAAAACGACGCTGTAGCACTTCTTCGTTCGAAGAAAATCATTGATATTACGACTTctattcattatttaaaaaaagatggTACGTTTCAAGAAAAAATTGAGCCTATAGATCCTAATAAAGTTGGGTGTCCAGAAGATCCAGATTCAAACCATACCTG TTTCTCATTTGAAGCTTGTTGTGAGACAAAATCTTtagtaaaagaagaagatatgcaaaatctaaaattaaattattatattgaaGCTGAAACTTATACTGgagttaaaaaattttctagaGTTTGGTTTGGAACTGGGTATTCTCATTTACATTACGTAAATCGTACTGTTCATTTAGATACAACAAAATTGAAGCATTGtcaaaaagaaatagtttATTTGaag gaAAATACACGTGATATTCAATCACCTATTAAATTCCGCTTAAATTACTCATTAATACAAGAAGAACCAATTATGCCAGCTGAAGGAGAACCTTTACCTGATATAAAGAATTACCCTATATTAAACCAACAAGAAGCTGCTCGTGTATTTGAAGCCACCTTTCAAAAAGATTGTGGTAATAATGATATTTGTGAAAGTGATCTGCAAGTAAAGGCTCGATTAAATCTATCAG CTTCTTCGGTGAAACCAAATTTCTACGAACTTCTCCTTGGTGAAAGAGACGAAGTTGTGGTTGATGTGAACGTGTCTAATATTGGGGAATCTGCATATGAAGcacaattatttattgttcatTCTCAAAGTTTAAATTATATCGCTAGTAAAAGCAACGATTCTGCAAtctgtaatttatataatgcGACTATAGTAGGCTGTTCTATTGGAAATCCTTTTAAAAAAGACAAACTAGTAAATATACAAGTAAGATTTGATCCAAAAGAACTAGAAGATAATAAATCACAATtggaatttgtaatatttgcaaattccacttcaaaagaaataaaagaaaaagaacctATAAGATTACAAGCTACAGTATTGAAACAAGCAGAATTATCAATTAAAGG GAGCGCGAAAATTCAGTGGGCCTTTTATGGTGGTCCAGTTATAGGTGAATCTgctataaaacatttaaatgaAGTAGGACCGAAAGTTTCGCATGTGTACGAAGTGTTCAACGAGGGTCCATGGAGAGTAAGTAGTTTAGAAGTTCACATTTCGTGGCCCTATGAGGTTGCGAATGACAAAACCCATGGTAAATGGCTTTTGTATTTAGAAGAGCTACCAACTGTACAag CTTTAGGTGATGGTGAATGTATATTACCATCAGGGCAAGTAGTTAATCCACTAAAATTGCAAGATAGTATAAGCTACGATGATATTGATGTATTCCAATCTGTAATATCTACTCCTGCTCCCTTGCCACACAATCATACTAACCACATGAGAACTAGACGAGATACAGAAAAAGTTGTTAATACACGAACGATCATTGATAAAGATGGTCACAGACGTCAAGTAGTTTCGATG aattgtAAGGCTGGGACTGCAAAATGCTTTGATATTACATGCTTTATATACAATTTGCAACGAAAACAGGAGGCAATTATTACTGTTAAAGCAAg ATTGTGGAATTCTACTCTTGTAGAAGATTATCCAAAAGTAGATGAAGTAAAAATTGGTTCTAATGCAAAAATTGTTATACCACCAAATGTTGTAATACaacaagaaaatttaaaagatgaTTATGCAATT GCTGAAATAATTGTATATCCAAATCTTCTTGATCACCAAGATGGTGAACCAGTACCAATATGGATAATCATAATAGCTGTTGCAGCAGGTTTGTTATTATTTGTCTTAATTACTTTGGTTCTTCGAAAACTCGGGTTCTTTAAAAGGCGGCGTCCAGATCCTACTCTGTCAGGAAATCTCGAGAAACATAGAGAAGATAATCCAGAAAGTGAGGCATTATTTAAACGCTAA
- the Pgap3 gene encoding per1-like protein PGAP3 isoform X1, protein MSKLKCLPILAFQMFLVKSIDGSIGDRSNFYNLCLEKCYYDNCDNNQKFKVLPSLSLRLLFWSCKEDCSYNCTWETVDYFTNHGLKVPQFHGKVCMHGWFWSSIFHARDTPFTEVMDYSCAFIIVLTLLYCMLLRITYKNIRLFTVITCGYLSTLYSHLSHLWSGYINYDYNMKFNIVIGFLTFVITMIWWHRNRKKLSYIYLIGWFNILTVLVTILEVADFAPIFWIFDAHSLWHASTVPLTVLLYRFMMADCSYLNKC, encoded by the exons ATgtcgaaattaaaatgtttgcCAATTTTGGCATTTCAAATGTTTTTAGTAAAAAGTATAGATGGTTCGATAGGTGATAGAtctaatttttacaatttgtgtcttgaaaaatgttattatgaTAATTGCGATAATA ATCAAAAATTTAAGGTATTACCTTCCTTATCATTAAGATTATTATTTTGGTCTTGTAAGGAAGATTGTAGTTACAACTGTACTTGGGAGACAGTggattattttacaaatcatGGTTTAAAAGTTCCTCAATTTCATGGAAAA GTATGCATGCATGGGTGGTTTTGGTCATCTATTTTTCATGCAAGAGATACTCCATTCACAGAAGTAATGGATTATTCCTGTGCATTTATTATCGTGCTTACATTATTGTATTGTATGCTACTAAG AATAACTTATAAAAACATCAGGTTATTTACTGTGATTACATGTGGATACCTTAGCACTCTATATTCACATTTATCCCACTTATGGTCTGGTTACATTAATTATGactataatatgaaatttaatatagttaTAG GTTTTTTAACATTTGTTATAACAATGATATGGTGGCACCGTAATCGCAAaaaattatcttatatttatctaattgGTTGGTTTAATATATTAACAGTTCTTGTTACTATATTAGAAGTAGCAGATTTTGCACCAATCTTTTGGATATTTGATGCTCATTCTTTGTGGCATGCCAGCACAGTTCCTCTTACAGTTTTGTTGTACAG gtTCATGATGGCAGATTGttcttatttgaataaatgttga
- the Pgap3 gene encoding per1-like protein PGAP3 isoform X2: MSKLKCLPILAFQMFLVKSIDGSIGDRSNFYNLCLEKCYYDNCDNNQKFKVLPSLSLRLLFWSCKEDCSYNCTWETVDYFTNHGLKVPQFHGKWPFIRIFGCQEPASVIFSILNFYAHISMYWKFKKKYGYTYPMFYIWTYFSLVCMHGWFWSSIFHARDTPFTEVMDYSCAFIIVLTLLYCMLLRITYKNIRLFTVITCGYLSTLYSHLSHLWSGYINYDYNMKFNIVIGFLTFVITMIWWHRNRKKLSYIYLIGWFNILTVLVTILEVADFAPIFWIFDAHSLWHASTVPLTVLLYRFMMADCSYLNKC; this comes from the exons ATgtcgaaattaaaatgtttgcCAATTTTGGCATTTCAAATGTTTTTAGTAAAAAGTATAGATGGTTCGATAGGTGATAGAtctaatttttacaatttgtgtcttgaaaaatgttattatgaTAATTGCGATAATA ATCAAAAATTTAAGGTATTACCTTCCTTATCATTAAGATTATTATTTTGGTCTTGTAAGGAAGATTGTAGTTACAACTGTACTTGGGAGACAGTggattattttacaaatcatGGTTTAAAAGTTCCTCAATTTCATGGAAAA tggccatttattcgtatttttggCTGTCAAGAACCTGCTTCTGTCATATTTtccatattaaatttttatgctCATATTAGTATGtattggaaatttaaaaaaaaatatgggTATACTTATCCTATGTTTTACATATGGACTTATTTTAGTCtg GTATGCATGCATGGGTGGTTTTGGTCATCTATTTTTCATGCAAGAGATACTCCATTCACAGAAGTAATGGATTATTCCTGTGCATTTATTATCGTGCTTACATTATTGTATTGTATGCTACTAAG AATAACTTATAAAAACATCAGGTTATTTACTGTGATTACATGTGGATACCTTAGCACTCTATATTCACATTTATCCCACTTATGGTCTGGTTACATTAATTATGactataatatgaaatttaatatagttaTAG GTTTTTTAACATTTGTTATAACAATGATATGGTGGCACCGTAATCGCAAaaaattatcttatatttatctaattgGTTGGTTTAATATATTAACAGTTCTTGTTACTATATTAGAAGTAGCAGATTTTGCACCAATCTTTTGGATATTTGATGCTCATTCTTTGTGGCATGCCAGCACAGTTCCTCTTACAGTTTTGTTGTACAG gtTCATGATGGCAGATTGttcttatttgaataaatgttga